One region of Natronorubrum aibiense genomic DNA includes:
- a CDS encoding PAS domain-containing sensor histidine kinase translates to MTTTEVAEQLDLGRRSTYERLERLVDHDRLETKKVGGNGRVWWQPSTNGQAFTKVRERDAVDSDLGKVFDRISDSFYALDEELRFRYLNDTAADLFGLDEDAIGSDIRNENLTETYENALYEALETQKAVVFEDYYPPWDKWFLNAIYPSESGLSVYSRGITEQKRREQELTRYETIVETSPIGITIVDSDGEMQFANDRAEEIYGRSKDQINDLSFDDPEWTEVDVDGEPLPDEEKPFPQIMESGEPVFDHVSGIYSPDGERVWISINGAPVYDDHGEIESAVFAIENITERKEREQALRESEARYRSLTNDVLDTSDVGTFILNSDFEVVWINEAIEEFFGLDREAIVGRDKRALIEAEIAGIFEEPERFANRVTATYDDNTYTEEFESHVLGEGSLEERWVNHWSQPIESGFYAGGRIEHYTDITERKERERALEESERRYRTLVKNFPNGAVGLFDDDLQYTAVGGELLDATGVSPEDRIGNSVYDIYSDDIVDEVEPHFEAALEGEANSFEVEYNDQNLFAYTLPLRNDDGAVFAGMLVVQDVTERREYQRKLEESNERLEQFASAASHDLQEPLRMVTSYLQLIEDRYGDELDEDGEEFIEFAVDGAERMRQMIDGLLEYSRIETRGDPFEPVDLDDVLDDVREDLQMRIDESNAEITTDDLPCVDGDASQLRQVFQNLLSNAIEYSSDEPPQVDISATRDDERWIISVQDNGIGIDFDEQKRIFEVFQRLHTYEEHSGTGIGLALSRRIIERHGGEIWIDSEPGEGSTFSFTLPAVQNQDG, encoded by the coding sequence ATGACGACAACCGAGGTGGCCGAACAACTCGACCTCGGCCGCCGGAGCACCTACGAGCGCTTAGAACGACTCGTCGATCACGATCGACTCGAAACAAAGAAAGTCGGGGGAAACGGACGCGTGTGGTGGCAGCCATCCACGAACGGACAAGCGTTCACAAAGGTGCGGGAAAGGGATGCGGTAGACAGCGACCTCGGCAAGGTCTTCGATCGAATCTCGGACAGTTTCTACGCCCTCGACGAAGAACTCCGCTTCCGCTATCTGAACGACACCGCAGCAGACCTTTTTGGACTGGATGAGGACGCAATTGGTTCGGACATTCGTAACGAGAATCTCACGGAAACGTACGAGAACGCACTGTATGAGGCTCTTGAAACACAAAAGGCCGTAGTCTTCGAAGACTACTATCCTCCGTGGGACAAGTGGTTTCTGAACGCCATCTATCCCTCTGAATCGGGCCTGTCGGTCTACTCCCGCGGCATCACCGAACAGAAGCGACGTGAACAAGAACTGACCCGCTACGAAACGATCGTCGAAACGAGTCCAATCGGCATCACAATCGTTGACAGTGACGGCGAAATGCAGTTCGCCAACGACCGCGCTGAGGAGATCTACGGTCGGAGCAAAGACCAGATCAACGACCTCAGCTTTGACGATCCCGAGTGGACCGAAGTCGACGTTGACGGCGAACCACTCCCGGATGAGGAGAAGCCTTTCCCGCAAATTATGGAGTCCGGAGAACCCGTGTTCGATCATGTCAGTGGAATATATAGTCCGGATGGAGAACGAGTCTGGATCTCTATCAACGGAGCGCCGGTCTACGACGACCACGGAGAGATCGAGAGTGCTGTGTTCGCCATCGAAAACATCACCGAGCGCAAGGAGCGCGAACAGGCACTCAGGGAGAGCGAGGCGCGCTATCGGTCGCTGACGAATGACGTCCTCGACACATCAGACGTGGGAACGTTCATCCTGAATTCCGACTTCGAGGTCGTCTGGATCAACGAGGCGATCGAGGAGTTCTTCGGACTCGATCGCGAAGCGATCGTCGGTCGGGACAAACGAGCGCTCATCGAGGCGGAGATCGCGGGTATCTTCGAGGAGCCCGAACGGTTCGCCAACCGCGTGACCGCCACCTACGATGACAACACCTACACCGAGGAGTTCGAGAGCCACGTCCTCGGGGAGGGGAGCCTCGAGGAACGCTGGGTAAACCACTGGAGCCAGCCCATCGAGTCTGGGTTCTACGCCGGCGGCCGCATTGAGCATTACACTGATATCACCGAACGAAAGGAGCGCGAACGTGCGCTCGAGGAGTCCGAACGGCGCTACCGGACACTCGTCAAAAACTTCCCAAACGGTGCGGTTGGCCTGTTCGACGATGACCTGCAGTACACGGCCGTCGGTGGGGAGTTGCTGGACGCGACCGGTGTCTCTCCGGAGGATCGGATCGGAAACAGTGTCTACGACATCTATTCGGACGATATCGTCGATGAGGTCGAACCGCACTTCGAGGCTGCGCTAGAGGGCGAGGCGAATTCGTTCGAGGTCGAGTACAACGATCAAAATCTGTTCGCCTACACCTTGCCCCTCAGAAACGACGACGGAGCGGTGTTTGCGGGGATGCTCGTCGTCCAAGACGTTACCGAACGACGGGAGTACCAGCGCAAACTCGAGGAGTCGAACGAACGGTTAGAGCAGTTCGCCTCCGCCGCCTCCCACGACCTCCAAGAGCCGCTCCGAATGGTTACGAGCTACCTCCAATTAATCGAGGATCGATACGGCGATGAGCTCGACGAAGACGGCGAAGAGTTCATCGAGTTCGCCGTCGACGGCGCCGAGCGGATGCGCCAGATGATCGACGGGCTGCTCGAGTACTCGCGCATCGAAACGCGTGGCGATCCGTTCGAACCGGTCGACCTCGACGATGTCCTTGATGACGTTCGCGAGGATCTCCAAATGCGGATCGACGAAAGTAACGCCGAGATCACAACCGACGACCTCCCATGTGTAGATGGCGACGCCAGCCAGTTGCGCCAAGTCTTCCAGAATCTGTTGAGTAATGCGATCGAGTACAGCAGCGACGAGCCACCGCAGGTCGACATTTCCGCCACGCGTGATGACGAACGATGGATCATTTCAGTGCAGGATAACGGTATTGGGATCGATTTTGATGAACAGAAACGTATCTTCGAGGTGTTCCAACGACTGCATACCTACGAGGAACACTCGGGGACGGGCATTGGCCTCGCGCTGTCCCGGCGGATCATCGAGCGCCACGGCGGCGAGATCTGGATCGACTCCGAACCTGGCGAGGGGTCGACGTTCTCGTTTACGCTTCCTGCAGTACAGAATCAGGATGGGTGA
- the aroC gene encoding chorismate synthase, protein MNGNRFGRLFQVTTFGESHGEAMGCTISGCPAGLELSAEDIQKDLDRRKPGQSMITTSRGEPDAVSIKSGIQDGYTTGTPIGLVIQNKDARSGKYEPFITAPRPSHGDFTYSAKFGTRNWGGGGRSSARETVNWVAAGAIAKKLLEREGIELKAHVNQIGDVEAPEVSFEEMLEHSEENDVRCAHPETADEMQDLIAEYQEEGDSIGGSIYFEAQGVPVGLGAPRFDSLSARLGQAMMAVPAATAFEFGLGTEAAEWTGKERNDDWEFDDEGTPVPVENDHGGIQGGISSGEPIYGEVTLHAPTSIPKTQQTADWETGELKEEKVIGRHDPVLPPRGVPVVEAMLALTLVDFMLLSGRLNPDRVDNQPGKYDTDYHPSNPRNE, encoded by the coding sequence ATGAACGGCAACCGCTTCGGTCGCCTCTTTCAGGTGACCACGTTCGGCGAGAGCCACGGGGAGGCGATGGGCTGTACCATCTCGGGCTGTCCCGCCGGCCTCGAACTCTCCGCAGAGGACATTCAGAAGGACCTAGACCGGCGCAAGCCGGGCCAGTCGATGATCACGACCAGCCGCGGCGAACCCGACGCCGTCTCGATCAAATCCGGCATTCAGGACGGCTACACCACGGGGACACCGATCGGACTGGTCATCCAGAACAAAGACGCCCGCTCGGGAAAGTACGAACCCTTCATCACCGCGCCGCGGCCGAGCCACGGCGACTTCACCTACTCGGCGAAGTTCGGCACGCGCAACTGGGGCGGCGGCGGCCGCTCCTCTGCACGTGAGACGGTCAACTGGGTCGCCGCGGGCGCGATCGCGAAGAAACTCCTCGAGCGAGAGGGGATCGAACTCAAGGCCCACGTCAACCAGATCGGCGATGTCGAGGCTCCCGAAGTGAGCTTCGAGGAGATGCTTGAGCACTCGGAAGAAAACGACGTCCGGTGTGCCCACCCCGAAACCGCCGACGAGATGCAGGACCTGATCGCGGAGTATCAGGAGGAAGGCGACTCCATCGGTGGCAGCATCTACTTCGAGGCGCAGGGCGTCCCTGTCGGGCTCGGCGCGCCACGATTCGACTCCCTCTCCGCGCGACTCGGGCAGGCCATGATGGCCGTCCCAGCGGCGACAGCTTTCGAATTCGGCCTCGGCACCGAAGCCGCCGAGTGGACCGGGAAGGAACGAAACGACGATTGGGAGTTCGACGACGAGGGCACTCCCGTCCCGGTCGAGAACGACCACGGCGGCATTCAGGGCGGCATCTCGAGCGGTGAACCCATCTACGGCGAGGTTACGCTGCACGCGCCGACGTCGATCCCAAAGACTCAGCAGACGGCCGACTGGGAGACGGGCGAACTCAAAGAAGAGAAAGTCATCGGCCGTCACGACCCCGTGCTCCCGCCCCGTGGCGTTCCCGTCGTCGAAGCTATGCTCGCGCTCACCCTCGTCGATTTCATGCTCCTGTCGGGTCGGCTCAATCCCGACCGCGTCGACAACCAGCCCGGGAAGTACGACACGGATTACCATCCAAGCAACCCGCGAAACGAGTAG
- a CDS encoding thiamine pyrophosphate-dependent dehydrogenase E1 component subunit alpha: MADFDLASQEGRLEALRRMVTIRAFDEEAGDRFADGEIPGFVHLYIGEEAVGVGTCAALDPDDYIASTHRGHGHCIAKGLDPKYMMAELYGKADGYCNGKGGSMHIADVDAGMLGANGIVGAGPPMATGAALSIDYQDRDQIAVGFLGDGAVAQGQVHEAINIAATWDLPAVFVIENNHYGEGTPVENQHNLDNLSDTAQAYDIPGLTIDGMDITAVAEAVAEARDRARAGDGPTLIEAETYRYRGHYEGDEEPYRDDAEIERWQERDPIASFKERLIDRGELTAEEFDELQADIEAEIDAAVEYAQDAPAPDAHEAYEDMFAEMPPEIERFASAARTDGGRPGGDR; encoded by the coding sequence ATGGCTGATTTCGATCTAGCAAGTCAAGAGGGCCGACTCGAGGCATTGCGCCGGATGGTAACGATCCGGGCATTCGACGAGGAGGCGGGGGATAGATTCGCAGACGGTGAGATACCGGGGTTCGTTCACCTGTATATTGGCGAGGAGGCGGTCGGGGTCGGCACCTGCGCCGCGCTGGACCCGGACGACTACATCGCGAGCACCCACCGCGGGCACGGCCACTGTATCGCAAAGGGGCTGGATCCGAAGTACATGATGGCCGAACTCTACGGCAAGGCCGACGGCTACTGTAACGGGAAGGGGGGCTCGATGCACATCGCGGACGTCGACGCCGGGATGCTCGGCGCGAACGGTATCGTCGGTGCGGGGCCGCCGATGGCGACCGGCGCGGCGCTGTCGATCGACTATCAAGACCGCGACCAGATCGCGGTCGGCTTCCTCGGCGACGGGGCCGTGGCCCAGGGACAGGTCCACGAGGCGATCAACATCGCGGCGACGTGGGACCTGCCCGCCGTCTTCGTCATCGAGAACAACCACTACGGCGAGGGGACGCCGGTCGAAAACCAGCACAACCTCGACAACCTGAGCGACACGGCACAGGCCTACGACATCCCCGGCCTGACCATCGACGGGATGGATATTACTGCGGTTGCAGAAGCCGTTGCGGAGGCTCGAGACCGTGCCAGAGCCGGCGACGGGCCGACGCTCATCGAGGCCGAGACCTACCGCTACCGCGGCCACTACGAGGGCGACGAGGAACCGTACCGCGACGACGCGGAGATCGAACGCTGGCAGGAGCGCGACCCGATCGCGTCGTTCAAAGAGCGACTGATCGACCGCGGCGAACTCACCGCCGAGGAGTTCGACGAGCTGCAGGCCGACATCGAGGCCGAAATCGATGCGGCGGTCGAGTACGCACAGGACGCCCCAGCACCGGACGCCCACGAGGCCTACGAAGACATGTTC